In bacterium, the genomic window CGCCTTGTCGATGAGGAACGAGCCGCGGAAGGCGACGCCCCCGTCGGCCTCGACGTCGTAGGCGCGGCAGATCTCGTGCTTGACGTCGGCGACGAGCGGGTAGCCGACCTTGCCGATGCCGCCGTTCTCCACGGCCGTGTTCTTCCACGCCAGGTGCGTGAACTGCGAGTCGATCGAGACGCCGATCACCTCGACGCCCCGCTTCTTGAACTCCTTGAGCCGGTGGTCGAACGCCAGCAGCTCCGAGGGACAGACGAACGTGAAGTCCAGCGGATAGAAGAAGACGACGGCGTACGTGCCCTTCGTCGCCTTCGAGAGGGTGAACTGCGCGATCTCGTTGTTCCCGAGCACCGCCTGCGCCGTGAAGTCCGGCGCCTTCTTGCCGACCAGCACTCCCATTTCGTTCTCCTTTCCTGGTTAAACCACTGTCCTCGACACCAGCGCGAGCGGGATTTTTCGTCCTGGCAAGGCGCCCGAGGATGCGGCTGCGGAGGCGTACGAGGTGTACGCCGCACAAAGCCGCGACGAAGGCAACGCCGCCAGGGCGGAAAAGACCCTCGCGCTATTCGTAGGCGGGGCTCTCGCGGGTGATCTTGCCGCTGAAGAGCCGGTACACCCAGAACTGGTAGCCGATGACGATCGGCACCATGACCAGCGCGACCGCCAGCATCACCCCGAGCGTCGCCCCGGTGGAGGCGGCGTTGAATGCCGTCTTCGAGAAGGCCGGGTCAAGGCTGGAGGGGAAGATGTTCGGGAAGAGCCCGGCCACCCCGAAGAAGGTCGCGCCCACGATCGTCAGCGCCGAGAAGCCCCAGGCCCCGCCCCAGGAGCCCCGCGCCATCGCCACCCGCGTGCCGACCAGGCCGACGACCGCGAGCACCGGGAGGACCCAGAGCACCGGCATCGCGAGGTAGTTGGCATACAGCGGCGTCGCGAACCAGCTCGCGCCGAGGAAGGCCACCGCGATCACCAGCAGCGCCGGCCAGAGCTTCGCGGCCAGGGACGCGGCGCGCTCGTGCAGGCCGCCCTCGGTGCGCCAGGCGCCCCAGAGCGCCCCGTGCACGAGAAAGAGCAGCACGAAGAGCGCGCCGCCGAGCAGCCCGTAGGGGTTGAGGTAGGTCAGCAGGTTGCCCTGGAAGACGCCCTCGCGGTCGATGGGCACCCCGGCGAAGATGTTCGCGAACGCGACGCCGAAGAGCAGCATCGGCAGCGCGCTCGCGACCGTGAAGAGGCCGTCCCAGCGCGCCCGCCAGCCGGCGCCGTCGACCTTGCCGCGGTACTCGAAGGCGATGCCGCGGATGATGATCGCGAAGAGCAGCAGCATCAGCGGCGTGTACATCGCGCTGAACATCGCCGCGTAGGCGTCGGGGAACGCCGCGAAGGTCGCCCCGCCCGCCGTCAGCAGCCAGACCTCGTTGCCGTTCCAGAACGGCCCCATCGCGGAGTAGATGACCCGCCGGTCGGTCTCGTCCTTCGCGAGGAACGGCATCAGGGAGCCGAGCCCCAGGTCGAAGCCGTCGAGCATGAAGTAGACCGCCCAGAGCACGCCCCAGAGAATGAA contains:
- a CDS encoding peroxiredoxin; the encoded protein is MGVLVGKKAPDFTAQAVLGNNEIAQFTLSKATKGTYAVVFFYPLDFTFVCPSELLAFDHRLKEFKKRGVEVIGVSIDSQFTHLAWKNTAVENGGIGKVGYPLVADVKHEICRAYDVEADGGVAFRGSFLIDKAGVVRHQVVNDLPLGRNVDEMLRMVDALQFTEKHGEVCPAGWEAGKDGMQATPEGVAKYLAEHHQEL
- the cydB gene encoding cytochrome d ubiquinol oxidase subunit II, with protein sequence MLETIWFILWGVLWAVYFMLDGFDLGLGSLMPFLAKDETDRRVIYSAMGPFWNGNEVWLLTAGGATFAAFPDAYAAMFSAMYTPLMLLLFAIIIRGIAFEYRGKVDGAGWRARWDGLFTVASALPMLLFGVAFANIFAGVPIDREGVFQGNLLTYLNPYGLLGGALFVLLFLVHGALWGAWRTEGGLHERAASLAAKLWPALLVIAVAFLGASWFATPLYANYLAMPVLWVLPVLAVVGLVGTRVAMARGSWGGAWGFSALTIVGATFFGVAGLFPNIFPSSLDPAFSKTAFNAASTGATLGVMLAVALVMVPIVIGYQFWVYRLFSGKITRESPAYE